The Dendrosporobacter quercicolus genome includes the window ATCCCTGATTATCCTGGAAATAAACCGGCCGTCAAATTCGCCATAACCACGCTCAGTCAGTTCCTGGACAATCGCCGGTCTTTTTACCGGCTCCCCGCCATTGACAGGCGGCCACACACTAAGATACACGCCGTCATCATTGGCGGTTAGTTGATATCGGCCATCCTGGGGCGCCTTATTCACGCAATCACCGCCTTAGCTAAAAAGTTCTACCGCTTTCAACATCATCACCGCCGGACAAGGCAAAGCAATGGATGAACAAAATTCAGCTGTCGCTATCTCTATTATATTGCAAATCTCCAAACAAGCACTAAGACTTTAGTCCTGTTTGTGCAGCTTTTCAGGAAATTTGCCATAATGACAGGAAGTAATTATTGGAAATTCAGCCTGAATGCTCGATCAAATTCCCCTGCCAGAATGAACTCACCAGGGCAGGAAAAGCGTTCCAAAGCCAGAAATTTGTTATAATACAGATCGTCACCTCCGGTACGGTGATCATCGGCCGATCCTAAATGCTAAAGGAGAAATGCAAGATGTATTTTGCCACATTTCAAACGGGAGAGAAAACTGAGCTTGGACTGTTGTCAACAAATCAAACGGAAATTATTCCCTTACAGGCTGCTGAAAGATATTATTGTAAAACGGCAACCTTGCCTGATACCATGCTGGCCTTCATCCAGCATGGATCTGCCGCTCTGAACACCGTCCAAAAAATACTCAGCAGGCTTGACGGCGGCTGCCCAATGGTATCGCTGGCCTCGGCAGCCCTCCTTGCCCCGATACCCCGTCCGCAAAAAAACATTTTTTGCGTAGGAAAAAACTATGTGGAGCACGCGCTGGAATTTGAACAGACCGGCGATGTCAATTTGGCGGTTCCCAAGACGCCGGTAATTTTTTCCAAACCGCCCACTTGCGTTGTTGGTCCAGGCGCCATTGTTAAAAATCACCGGCATATTACATTGCAAATGGATTATGAAGTGGAGCTGGCCGTAATTATCGGCAAACAGGCCTCACAGGTAACGAAAGCGGACGCCTATGACCATGTATTTGGCTATACCATTATGAATGACGTCAGCGCCCGCGACCTGCAAAAAGCACATGCGCAATGGCTGCTCGGCAAAGGCCCCGATACCTTTGCTCCGCTTGGCCCCTACATTGTTCATAAAAATGCAGTCCCCGATCCGCACAACTTAGCAATTCAATGCAGCATTAATGGTGAACTGCGGCAAAATGCCAATACCGGCGATATGGTTTTCGATATTCCAACTCTGATTGCCGCAATATCAGCCGTAATTACACTGGAACCCGGCGACATCATCGCCACCGGAACGCCCGCCGGTGTGGGCGGCGCAATGAAACCGCCCAAATACCTGCAGCCTGGTGATGAAATGCGTCTGGAGATTGAAAAAGTGGGGGTTTTGATCAATACCATTGAGGAGTAGCAGGCGGCTTATGGGTTAACAAAACAGAGGAAGGGACAGGTCCCTTGTTTGCTTTTGCAAACGTGGAGACCTGTCCCTTCCTCTGCTTGAATACGGCTTTGAGCTGCTGCCGAGTTACCGTCTTTGGAGTTTGAAGCGTTCAATTGCAAACAGCACCGGCCCCTCGCCCAGGTGTACGCATGCCCTTGCCTTTGAATCATGGCCAATAGACCGTTTGAGAAAACATTTTTCCAGCCGAATTTATTGTTGTTTTTTGGTGATCTCACAATAATTGGAGAAGGTTCTCCTAAACTGAATTTTCGTCCAGCCCCGCAGATCAGGATCGTCATTTTGCATTAAAATCTTTAAATCTCTGATCATTCTATTTAAATCAGGATCAGAACCGGTTTCAACCGTAATCCGGCAATCGCTCTCTATAGATCCTATAGGATCTATAGATCTTATCAGCCAATCCAGTGAAACCTTATAGTACGCAGAAACTTTAACCAAATACTCCAGGCTGGGTTTTTTACCATGCTCACAGTCTTTTACATAACCGTATTTGTATCCCAGCGGTTGCCCAAAAGCGGTTTGAGATCTGGCTCCACGCACTTCTCTAAGCCGTTTGCCAATCTCCACATAATTAATTTCCAAATCATTCTCAGAACTCATCATTTGCCCCCCCTGTAGATCTAATAGAATTTAAAAGACTTGATTTTAGATTCTATTAGATCTATAATTAGTATGTAGAATAATTTTAGTTTATACCGCCTGATCAGCTCGCCAATTTATCTACATTAACTGTAATAGTAAACTGTACTGCAACAAATTCTAAATATTTATCTAGACGAATGCTTAACTACCGGCCATAAACAGGTGCATGCTTTAAGCTTGATTAGCACAACAATTCATCCACAAAAAATTGTCTGTATGTGAGGTGGCGATTTCATGGAAAAAGTGGCAGTAAGTCTTGATGAAGTTATACCTGGAATGATTACTGCAGAATCTATCATGCCCAACGAAAAACAAATTATTTTACAAAAGAACACAGAATTAACAACAAACATGATTGATCTATTAAAAAAATGGAAAATTGAATCTATTTATGTTAAATATCAGCAGGCAGCCGTAAGTCAGGCTCACATAAAGAAGCCCCTGCCAGTAAAATCGCATCAATTACGCCTTACATACCCAAGCCTTCAAAAAAAATACAATCAGGTTGCCCAAATTTCAGGAAATATTTTTGAACATATGCGTAATATGGAGTACCTGCCCTACGATTTGTTCCGGCAGTTAATTTATCCCGCCTTATATGATTTACTGGATGAACCTGAACTATTAACCCGCTTGTATCAACTGAAGCCATTCATGAATGATATTCATTGCCACGCGGTCAACGTAGGGTTGATCGCCGGTCTGATCGGGCGCTGGTGCGGCTTTAAAGAACCAGTCGTACAATCTTTAATTTTGTCCGGGGTTATGCACGATATTGGTAAAACGCAGATCCCTCCGTCAATTTTAAAAAAATCGACAGTCCATACTCTTGAAGAGAAAGAAATTCTCAAGCTTCACCCTTTTTACGGCTATTATTTAATCAAAAGCGTTCCAGATGCTTTCCCCGGAATTGAATGCGCTATTCTGCAACATCATGAGCGGGAAGATGGCAGCGGCTATCCACAGGGTATTAAATCGGCCGCAATCCACCCTTTCGCTAAAATTATTGCAATTGCCGATGTCTATGACACTCTGACAATGAGTAATGATAAAAAAAATCTCAACCTGTTTTCCGCCTTAGAAATAATCATCAATAAGATGTTCCTTAAATTCGACCCGGACTATTGTAAAATCTTTGTTCGTAATGCGTTGCATTCTTTGAACAGGGCTACCGTCCTGCTGAGTGATAACACGCAGGCCGATGTACTGTATTTTCCCTGCTTTATGTCGGCGAAACCGCTGTTAAAAAGAACTACAGGAGCCTCCCTCGACTTAAATCAAACCACTAGCATTTCGATTATAGATATTATAAGCACCTCGTCCTGCACAGCGCCCAGTTAACGTTTAACCACAGAGACTGAAAGCCACTAAAACCCATTTAAAATCCAGTACTCTATTCTTTTATCGTTAAGAAATTATACTTTAATAAGCAAAAAAACAGCTTGGTTGCTAATTTGTTTCACCGGCAATTCTTTATAAATGCCGGGAAGTTTTGAGAATTGTAAAAAGTCAATTGCCATACAAGACAAAATATAGCTTGCATAACCTAAAGTTTATGCAAGCTATATTTTTTATCCGGGCCAGGAACCATACAACAGCAGCAAAGCAATTTTTCCGATTTCCCCTGTTCCCGCAGGCAATTCAGTGAGAGAAGCTTATAATATTGTTTAATACTAACATAGCTAATCTATAAAGACAAGTACAACAGGGGCGGAACTATATTTATCGTCAGTCATTGAATCACAAGCACTGGCAAAGCAGCTTGCGACTGTAAAGACACCCCGTTGCGGCGCGGCCTCAGGCTGACAGGACGCTTAAACCCTGGTGTTCTTAATAAAATCAACAAAAGTTTGCACAATCGACAGGTTTATGGACTGCTCATTATAAATCAGCCAGGTTTTCCGGGTAATCTTTTGATTGTCGGCATCGCTAATTTCCATCGTATAGATAGATTCTATATTCTGGGTCATTCTCCGCGGCAAAAACGCATAACCAAGCCCATATTGCACCATTTCCTTGCAGGTAACAAGGTTATTCACTCTCATGCCAACAATCGGCGGTACGGAAAGATTCCGCCGCCACCATTTATCAATACGCGACTGGATCATATAATCGCTTTGATACAAAATGAGCGGAAGTTTAGGCAAATCAGCCAGGCTAAACGGCTTATAGTAAGAAACGCAAATAGGCTCCTCAAAAAGACAGTGGATGTTCTTTACTCCGCCGTAATCAACACTGACAAATCCTACATGAGCTTTTTGCGCATAAACGATATTAAAAATATTTCTTGACCAGTCCGTTATAATCGTAAAATCTGTATTGGGATATTGATCCTTAAACGAATGTAATAGCTGGGGAAGCGTGTATATTGTAAAATAATTTGAAGCGCCTATCACCAAAGTACCGGCATTTTCATTTGAAAAGTGCCGGACTTTATCTTTTATCTGCTCCATGCGGTCAATAAATTCTTCCGCCATTTCCACCAGCAATTCACCTGCAGGGGTAAATTGTATTCCCTTGGAACTCCGATGGACGATCTGCACGCCAAATTCCTGCTCAATTTGGCGAAGCCGTGCAGTCAAGGCAGGCTGTGACATATACATTACCTGAGCAGCCTTGGTAATATTCTTTTCTGCGCTTAACACCTTAATTATTTTCCAATCGCGGTCTTCCAATCTAATACACTCCAATTGTTACTGAATTTCTTACAGTTATACATATTGTATATTTCTACCCAAATCTCCTGTTTTTTATTGAACCTCAAATTAAGAGCGCTCCCTAAAGCTTAAGGCCGCCTGAACTTTTAAGCAAACAGAGGGGGTTTACAAGGACTAAACCTTGTAAACCCC containing:
- a CDS encoding fumarylacetoacetate hydrolase family protein — protein: MYFATFQTGEKTELGLLSTNQTEIIPLQAAERYYCKTATLPDTMLAFIQHGSAALNTVQKILSRLDGGCPMVSLASAALLAPIPRPQKNIFCVGKNYVEHALEFEQTGDVNLAVPKTPVIFSKPPTCVVGPGAIVKNHRHITLQMDYEVELAVIIGKQASQVTKADAYDHVFGYTIMNDVSARDLQKAHAQWLLGKGPDTFAPLGPYIVHKNAVPDPHNLAIQCSINGELRQNANTGDMVFDIPTLIAAISAVITLEPGDIIATGTPAGVGGAMKPPKYLQPGDEMRLEIEKVGVLINTIEE
- a CDS encoding helix-turn-helix domain-containing protein → MMSSENDLEINYVEIGKRLREVRGARSQTAFGQPLGYKYGYVKDCEHGKKPSLEYLVKVSAYYKVSLDWLIRSIDPIGSIESDCRITVETGSDPDLNRMIRDLKILMQNDDPDLRGWTKIQFRRTFSNYCEITKKQQ
- a CDS encoding HD-GYP domain-containing protein yields the protein MEKVAVSLDEVIPGMITAESIMPNEKQIILQKNTELTTNMIDLLKKWKIESIYVKYQQAAVSQAHIKKPLPVKSHQLRLTYPSLQKKYNQVAQISGNIFEHMRNMEYLPYDLFRQLIYPALYDLLDEPELLTRLYQLKPFMNDIHCHAVNVGLIAGLIGRWCGFKEPVVQSLILSGVMHDIGKTQIPPSILKKSTVHTLEEKEILKLHPFYGYYLIKSVPDAFPGIECAILQHHEREDGSGYPQGIKSAAIHPFAKIIAIADVYDTLTMSNDKKNLNLFSALEIIINKMFLKFDPDYCKIFVRNALHSLNRATVLLSDNTQADVLYFPCFMSAKPLLKRTTGASLDLNQTTSISIIDIISTSSCTAPS
- a CDS encoding LysR family transcriptional regulator, with protein sequence MEDRDWKIIKVLSAEKNITKAAQVMYMSQPALTARLRQIEQEFGVQIVHRSSKGIQFTPAGELLVEMAEEFIDRMEQIKDKVRHFSNENAGTLVIGASNYFTIYTLPQLLHSFKDQYPNTDFTIITDWSRNIFNIVYAQKAHVGFVSVDYGGVKNIHCLFEEPICVSYYKPFSLADLPKLPLILYQSDYMIQSRIDKWWRRNLSVPPIVGMRVNNLVTCKEMVQYGLGYAFLPRRMTQNIESIYTMEISDADNQKITRKTWLIYNEQSINLSIVQTFVDFIKNTRV